TTGTGTTGATTTCTGGCAGATTTTTGGGTGGGTTCTTGGGGTTGAGGTTGGCATTTAGTGTATGTTGTTGCTTCGTTAAACTAAAAAGACCGAAAGACTAGTCTTTTTTGAGCATTACGCTAACAGGATGTTGCCTTTTTTATCTTGTATGCTGTTACGACCATCTTAATTTGTGTGGACAGTTATTTCATCAATTTCGTTACCTGCAAGAATTTTGAATCTTGAAACATGCATTTGTTAGTGTAATTTATGATCAATTTATTTTCAGTTGGTATGACAAATGATAATCAAAATTCTTGCTGATTAGTAGTATGCTTTGTCATCAATATATTATGTGTTTGTTGACCAAGGTCTTCCTCAAAACTGGATCTTGAGCTGCATTTTACTAGTAGAATTAGGGCCAATGTGATATTGGATTTTGAGAGGCGTCTTTTTTACTCTTCTCCTGAACTGGACCTTAGGCTGCATTTTACCATTAGAGTTAGGACCAGCGTGATATTGGATTTTAAGAGGTGTCTTTTTTACTCTTTCCCGACTTCTGGTTGATGTATTTTGAGAGGATATGACACCATGAATCGTATTGCTCTGTCAGCAGAGTGTGTTTTGTACTTTTTATTAGCAAATGTTTGTGCTGAAGCGTGCGTTTTGATTTGTGCGCGGATTCTACAGGAATATTTCTGGAAGTAATATAGTGGTTATTCCTCATATATTAGGAATGAGTTGCCTATATATAGAAATGTTCCACAACCTCTATCCTCTTTAGCTTGCCAAGTCTTGTAATGCCCAAGGCTGCTAGCCATTGGATAAGGAGGTGGCTGCTCATCCGTGCAGGGGTGGCTGTGTGAAGTCTAGCTTTATAAACTTATGTTCCATTTTATGTGGGTGTACTTTCATTTCACAGCCTTGGATGTTCAGAATCTCTAACTTTCTCTTTAATCCTTTTCTTTTAAGATTCGGTTAGCAATATGTGAGGGGCATGATGGAACTGAGACATCAAATGGTGATGTCCTAATATTTCCAGACATGGTCAGATACAGGTGAAGTAATGCATATCCGTTGTGGATTATGACGATTTTTTCTAGCATGTGTTGATATTGAGCAATTAATGTAGGAGGTTAACTCATTTTGACGTGGACACGTTTGTTGAGGAAGTACTTGTGAAGGATGGTGAATGGTTGCCTGGAACTCCAGAAGCTCTAAGGGGCTGGTACATATTTGTGTGTTGTCATGGTACTAGGGATAGACGGTGTGGTGTTTGTGGGCCTGCTCTTGTTAATAAGTTCAATGAAGACATCGAATTACATGGTCTTCAACATAAGGTGTCTGTTAGTCCATGCTCGCATGTTGGGGGACACAAGTATGCTGGAAACGTGATCATATTTGGGCCAAATATCCATAAAGAAATCACTGGTCACTGGTAATGAAAACCGCTTAATGTTTTGCCGCCCCtcacccccccccccaacaaaaaatACCCGGGGTAGTTGATATCATCCTTAAGCTTTCTGCTTAGTACATGCTTTGTTGTCGATGTAAAACTTTTGCAGCTGCCCTTATGTTCTTTGATAACTGATTTGATTAGAATGTGCACATAGGTATGGGTACGTGACACCAGATGATGTACCAATTTTGCTTGAGCAGCATATAAGGAAAGGAGAAATTGTAGATTGGTTATGGAggtaatttttccttttagttcATGTACTTTTGGTTTTACTTCGTGTTTTATTTTAGCATTGCTCTGGCTACAACAAGCACGTGCCTGCATTTCTTGATATAATATATAAGGACATTTTCTGGCTCTTCAAGCAGTTAATGTAAGCCTTACCTTACTCAAGCTGTTAAGTAATGGGATGCAGTTTCATCTATTCAGTAAaagttttttggagaagaaGTCTTATATTTCTAAGGCAAGTGCCTGGTAATATAAGGACTGGTAGAGAGTTACTGGACAGGGAGTTAGGTTGAGTATTATGTCATTTCTTCAGGGGACGGATGGGATTATCAGAAGATGAACAAATAAACTCTCAGGAACTACGGCTCACAATGAACTTGATGCAAACCAATGATATAAGTTCCAATACATGTGGTTCTCAAGCAGAGGGATGTTGCCAGGCAAATGGAAACTCCCTTTGTTGCCAGAACCCTCCATTACCAGAAAAGAGAGAGACTCCTGAACTAAAAGAAGAGGCAGGAAAGTTTACAGCTGAAAAGAACAAGAGCCTTAAGAAACAAATTTCTCGACGGAATAGTGGCAAAGGGGCTTCCTGTCGCAAGGTCTGTTCTATGCCTACTTGGTTTGAAAGCTGGGAACGTGAAGACACATACGCAACACTCGCTGTTATTGGTGCTGTCCTATCAGTGGCCTTTGCCTATAATTGCTTCAAACAGTTAAGATGAAAtcttaaaaattcttttaaagttGCTTGCTGCTGTGACTTTGTATTACAAAACTCTTGGTTCTCATCTTCCATTCACCGGTTGCTTATTTTGAAGTTTCTGAAGGAAGATCAAAGTTTGGGTTAGAAGGGGAAAGGAAACACCATCAGAtgtagaaatttaaaattggagAATGCAAATGATACAAGATTGGTGTATTGTGCTTCTTGTTTGCGCCGCTCGGAATGCTGATATATGTAAATTCGGAATCTGTAACTGTCATATTAACAGCCTTTTGTAATCCTAATTTCTTTGTGAATATTTATCAATTCCATGTAAAGGTACCTGTGTCTTGTATGCTCCAATCTGaaaattatgaaattatgaACCTGGCCTGTTTCAAATCAAGATCCTGGCTTCAAATCCTTAGGAAGCAGATCATTTCTTCTTGTAAGATAGGAGCTGATCATCGCATGTTATTTTCGGCAATTCAAGTAAATTCTATTAGGCAAAGCGGATGCAAGAAAAGAGAGGATAGATACTTGTGTCCACATGGACTTCCAACTCGTTCAATTCTTGCGAAGTAGCGGGGAACAACTGGGGCAGAAACATAGGGATGTGGTAAAACCTGGACACCGTACGAATCAACTGCGTTTAAGGCGTGAATATGAAAGGTATATGTTCTCGAGTTGGACCTCTTCATGGCAAAAGTATAAGAATCAGGTGTGGGTTGTAAAATATGGGTTGGAGTCGCCAGTCTTTCATTTCGAAGTGACAATTTGTTAAAAATTGGAACAAAGGCAAAGATTTGTTTCAGTACGAGGTTCCATTTTTTCTTTGTAATTTACAAAGTTTCATTCTACTTTTAGGTTAGGTTATGTATCCTTCCAATTTTAAGTTCTTACATTTCAACGACTTACTTGCGCTTCGGAGCTCCTTTGACTTTTCAATCTTGACTCCCGGGATTTAAACAGGTTCTGTGGAACGAGCGATGGATTGAGTGGCAAGTATTCCACAAGCGATACGATACGTATAAAAGGAGTACAAGTGATAGGGACCTTCCACTTacacaaaagggaaaaaaaaaaaaaatcctgttGAGAAATTACCGACCTTTATCAAGAATTTTCAACTGCTTTCTCGACGATTACCTTTTTTTATCTACGCCAGAGATTTTAGTTTTGATGGCATTTCATATTTGAAGATTTCTTCAGCAGCACAACGCAATAACTCACAGGGCGTCAGGCGAAGCAGAACCGCAGATCCACCATTTTAAGTGCTCTTTTAGCGTCCCGTGCATGCGCATTCAGGTTAGATGTTGATTGGATCCATTACAAGTAAACAGCATAAGAATCTGAGAATGAGGCACCATAGGCCTGGCAGAATCAGCAGTATTGCCATGTAATTGGAATTCTTTTAGAACACTGGATCAGGATTTCTACAACGTTTATGAATAATGGTAGGATTATATACCCAGAGACTGGCACTATCTACTTACGACTTAGCTTAGCTTTAATCCAGAACCTGCGAATGAGATGGTGCAGGCGTTTAAAACTGTTTTCTATAATTAAATCTGCTCGCTTCAGAGCTGTCCCAAAATGCAATCACCTTAGATTTATACTACCAGATGATCTCCAGCTCAGTCAGCATTGATCTTGATGCCACGTAATGAATTTGAAACCCCATTTTGATTCCCAAGCCTCTGGAACTCTGTCTCTATAGTTTGAGCAATCTTGGCACCCTCTGGATCTGGCTCCGGGAAATCCACATGGAATGAACCCTGTTTGATGAGTGCATCAGCCTCTAGGAGCTTAGCTTGCTCCTTTGTGTAGTTGTACAGCTGTTCATGGAAACTATGGTCCAAGGAGAAACAGTCATCATATGTTCCATTTCTAGAATACCGAGATGAGCTAGAGCCTTCCTTTTTACAAAAATGTGGGAGAGATGCATAATCCATAATCTGCAAGTGAGTAATGAATGAGTTAGCATTCTATTAACCAAACAAGACATGCGAAACATTTGCAATTAGTTTGAGTACCTAATCCACCCACCACCCAGGTGATCAAGCCATCACTTAGACCTATAGtgaagtgtgtgtgtgtgtgcctTTTTGAGAAACACGCAGAATGAGGGAGAGCACCCGATCAACAAACTCAGGAACTTGAACCGTAGTAAACAAGAGGCGATCTCTTAAACATTCTAAGAGCCATCTACACACAACTTTTCTTATTTATACAAGTGTTGACAGAATTTGATATGCAACTTTTGCTTTTCAAGTGTCTGTCCAAGTGGATATAGATGCAAATGATATCTATGGCGTCAGGTATTCATCTTCAGCAACACCATATTATGTTCACTTCGTTTGGACTATCTCTTAGGCCAAATTGAAAAGGGACCATTCTTAGTGAAATTGATTAATAATCAGTAGCATGAGTGAAAATTCAAGACAAAATGGAAAGCATAAGATTGGTTGTTGCAAAGATCAACTTTAAGTCTGGTTGAGGAAACTCCTAAGCTAGTTGCAAAAACAGTCAAACCATAAAAGCAAAGACTGCTTTGGACAATCGCTAATATCAGTATAAAGCAACATTATTCTCAAGATGAACTTTACCATCCAATGGCTGCCTCACCTTCAATAACTCATCTCTTCCACTCCCTGAGAGCACTTGAACTTTCTTCCTTGTTCTTTCTTGCAAAAGAGGTCTCACTACCTGTAAACAACACAAACTTTCTTAAGAAAAACATTACCATGCAAGCATTCAGTTATTCTTTCTCCTCCATGTTTTCTGACATCGTTTTTATACACATTAACAAGTATAAATATACACATGCTCACCTTCCAACACGCTGAAAATATGTATGGGGCATTTACAATGAAATAAGTGTCTGTCTTCTCTGGGTAATTCTGGTCATCTATTGTAGATAGAACAGTCGTTATCTGCCAAAACAAAAAACACAAATACAGATCAGTCCCAAGAAGGAATTTCAGAATTGAGTTATTATCTCTCccattaaaaagataaaaagacaAAACAATGCATGCATCAATGTCTTGAAattaagaaaatgaaaagaaagttaCAGTCAACATTATAGTGGTAGAAGGTTACAAAATACCACAAGTTACTAAAAGTTCAGCAATCTTCATGAAGTATAAGCTACATTAGTTCATGACTTGCACTTAAACAAAGTTAAAAACAAAAGTACTGATTACTGCCAGAAGATACTGGATCTAGGGTGACGAACTTTGCTGGTAAAGAATTGTATTTAAAAAGAAGTCAAATAGAGGTTCTAAAATCCATAACTCTTTATTTTGGAGGGGGGGAGTTGGGGGTGAGGGGGAGAACGGGGTGGGAAAGCGTTTTGACCAGGCAAAGGAAGCTAATTCATCACTGATTCCTACAGATAACAACAGAACACTTCTGCTTTGAACACAAAAATCAATCATCTGAAATACCTTGATGTGGTTCAATGCAGAAAGCTTCAAACCAGTCATGTCCAAGACCTTTATACAAGTGCTGATATGTCGCCCAAATTTCTTTGTTGCAGAAGGCTATAACACtataagtggttagtttgataGATAATCACCAGATAAGTTATGAGTAAATTTCatatacattgacagtgtatacactatcagcattGGATCCATGACATGTGCAAAAGttggattttaaattcaaattttacatagtcaTCATTCGTCCAAGGCTGACATTGTATACACTGTTAGCGTAGGAAAGACTAATCCATCAGTTATATGTAGAGAACAAAACATACCAATATCACACGGTCTCTATATTCATTCATTTGGATGTGAGACTGAATATAGTAGTGAATCTGTACAAGGAACAGTTCTACTTAGCAAGTTCACTTGCAGATAATACCACAGTACACAGTTGTTAATCAAGATAAAACTATGGTATCTTACAGATGCTTTGTCAAACATGCTGAGCCCCACACCAATAGCAATGACAGGAAGACCCTAAACATTTAAAAAGCAACAAGAAAACCATGAGCAGAGAGTCAACTAAAACATCACTGTTGGAACACTAAAAGCAGTCACTATTTGTTGAAAATGAGCTAAGGGAAAAGTGATCTAACGCAATAGATATACAGTTGATAAACATCATTATAAAACAGCAATACATGAAAATAATCAGGATAAGCATACATCATGTTACCTCCTTTGAGTATCCTGACATTCCCATAAGATAGGAATCTCTCAGTCCTCTGTACAAATCAGTGGGGATAATAGGTTTCTGCAGAGAACATATAATATTATTAGGAAGGACGAACTTCATCTGCCAACTTCCAATTCAATCTTTGATTCATTTAACATCCTAAAGCCCCTAAAAGTGTAATGCAATTGCAATACCTGCAACTATAAtagtttaagaaattttggaagttgAAATTCATGCTAGTCTTAATGGGGCAATATCTTCAATGAGTAGGCTAAGCATAGGAGATTCTAAGCTTTTTTTAGCATAAAAGACAATTAACTCCATATGTCGTCTGCAATACCGTAACACTGAATCACAGccagaaatggaaaaataactACACTTGTCCTCCATGAAATGACAAACACTAAAAGGAGGCATCATAACCACATCAACAACATATGTTGATCTGTTTGTACAGCATGTTATATCTTccaaaaaatgattattttttataCTATTGCACTTCATCTTAAAACCTTAAAAGGTGTATACACAGAAAATTCATGCATTTAAGCAGACTGAACGCAAATCAATCATCGATCCAAtcaatattaataaaattatcaGAGGCAACAATATTACATCACTACAACTTGGAAAATGAGTAAATTTTGACATGATGATCAAACTCACCGTCAAtatatcatcaatttcattttggatCCTCCAGTTTAAACTGTCAACAagctgccaaaaaaaaaaaaaaaaattgagaaaagatGACAACTACAAATATCATGGCAAATGCAACGATTTATTTCAAAATTCTACTCAAATTAAATCAAACCATTTTATGAGCTTTGGAGACATTCCCATCCCTTGCTTTTAGAAACCTGATGAGGGTCCCAGATGGGTATCCTTGATGCACATTCTGCAGTCAAGGTAAAAAAACATTAGataattattataaattttCTGCACAAAGACTTATACTAACCATTCCTGGTTAAACTCAATAATCTAAGAAATTCACTCATGCAGAGACCATACCAAGATATTTCAATTTAACTTCCTATTTGTTTACTTGATCTGTGCCCTAATGCATGATGGCACGAAACCCTTACTGGTGCTTGCTTCATTTCAGGAAAATTCAATCTTGATTGCAAACATACCCAAGCAACAAACTAAAAGCTTCAAGCAATCAACAACAGCATTGAGTTGCATTGCTGCATCATAACCGATAATGGATGACATAAAAGGGAGTTTTGACTTGGCATTGACCATCACAGAGACCAAAAATTCACCAGCAACAGGAATTAATAAATATACACGGAAacaaaaccccaaaaaaaaataaaaaggggcAAAAACAAGGaacaaaaatttccagcaaaaaCCCAGATCAAGTTTGCTCTTTTACAACAGATCAATCACACTTTTCACACTTTCAAGTGTACAACCATACAAAAAAATTACGAATGGGCTAAAGGGCTAACCTGAAAAGTCTTCTTGAGCGGCTCAGCAACTGCAAAATAGGCGAAAAAGAAAGTGTAAACAACAGATCCAGGGAAGAAAGACTATCAAGTCAATGAAATATGGGGTGTAAAAATTGTAAAGGAGCTGACTTTCTTCCATCAGAGTTTGAAATTCCTTGATACTTTCTTCAGTGATGAACACCATTTTCTGCTTTTCTGGTAATCTTGCACTTCAAAAAATTTAATGAGTAGATTCAGacttttgttttgaattttctggCCTTTCTCCTTGCTAGCCTTGTATAGTATCCTTAATTTGTATTTTGCGCAATAACTTTTTTGTGTGGGTAATTTTCTAGAGGTGAGGTATTGGTTTCAGACAATTAATGTCTGTGGTGAATTGTTGTGGCCCTTGTGGAAGTACGAGCCTGCCTCTGCCTTCTCTGCTCATTTCTATACAGCTTTTTAATGCTGTTGGCATTAAAGTATGATGCATGAATTGAAATTTACACAAAATTTTGTAGTATTCTTctttaattctctttttttttggcttgaCTTGCAATACCGGTCAACTATTTTGAGCAGTACGACAGATTTGACTAATTTATGCAGCAAATTTGTTGTTATCACCCAAAAAATATGTGCTTGATTATGTCAATTTATTTCAGCACTAagtttcttatttggtttttttttttattgtttaggACACTAAGGTATGTTTGATGAAATTGAAATATAAATCTGAAATATAAATTCGTTAagtgattgaattattaaggAATAAATATGATATATTTGAGTATATGACACATCACATTAAATAATAAGTGTAAAGTCATACATTTGATAAATGAATAGTGAATAGCTTATCATTTATTATTTTGGaagttttattcaaaaaaattcaatgtcacttaattaattaaaaataagtttatatattttattgttattatgAAATGTTTTATTAAGATTTGAATATGAGAAATTTAAAAGATGAATTAGGTCATGAAATAGAACCTAAATAAGCACACATAAAAGTGCTTGATGAGAACTAAACTACCATTGAACCAGACGGGTACGCTCTGCACCCCTATGAATTTTTTAAGAAACCACATATTGCGACAACTGATGGAAGACAATATTTAAACTCTTGACCTCCTACCCCACCAAACCTTATAGGCTTTGTGGTGGGCAAGGTTTAGTGTGCTCATTATTAGATCATTAAAGTTACCACCAACCCTTAAATCATAATATCCTTCTgggaaaaaaagataaaatattaatttatttttgttatttacaCTTCCACCGTTTTTTTAATCAAATAGTCTAATAAATAAAATCTATATGATTAGAATGACAAAGAAAGTGTAATTAACAAAAATGGAAGTGCAAATAATATTTctcaaagaaaaaaggaaaaattttaataataacaCCGGACTCACTTCTGCATAGAGGAactccttttatttttatgctTCTATAGGTACTTTGATAAGTAAATCCGAAAacgtaataaaaaaaaaaagatatgatTTGCTGCATCTAAGATATAAAAGGTATGATTGATCAAATTTGTAACCCCAAATTTCGAGAGGGTATAAATTCTTTGCAGTGTATAATATGATCACGGATTTGAtgcaaaaaaagaaataaatgaagGTATGGTGGagatatgaaaattttcttctaaAATAGGAGCAAAAGTACAAGCCACTTATAAAGGCGTCTACCGTATAATAAGGTATGTCGTATTTAGCAATGTGGCTCATACGAAGAATGAAGTTGTGACGATTGTCGGTGATGCCTACAAATGATGCGGCTGATTACGGCCAAATATAAATGAAAtgcagaaaaaaataaagaaataggAATACACAAAGCGGTGCATTTACTTTTAGggcctagttttttttttccctgctTGTGAGAGTTGACGATAAATAGGTTTGACATTATTTAAATAATTCGACTAAATCATGGCCTCAACCAACTTTAGGGCTAATTCGATTAAGACATTATATATTATTAGTTTAGGACGTACAGGTTGCTAAAATGTCACACTCAAGGGCTGGCTATCATCCATGAGTATATGCAAAGTATGCATATAAAATTAGGATTAATCTTCTGTACactgataatatatacactttcACCATTAGATACATGACGCATAAttcgaatttaaatttaaaaatcaaattttgtcaATATGTTGTATATTCAATCGTGAATCTTATTTGAATTACACGAACCtcctattattattttgaaatgaataaaagagaaaatattTACAGACTTTAAAAATATTCTTATTATACAAAAAATAGgatatt
Above is a genomic segment from Coffea eugenioides isolate CCC68of chromosome 5, Ceug_1.0, whole genome shotgun sequence containing:
- the LOC113770110 gene encoding uncharacterized protein LOC113770110, with amino-acid sequence MASTREDALSFLNPSTSSPVTVSDADSFLLDSSQIGSASGSFQNEGFLGGLDATAAAVNIDAEFGFSRPDFRQSPLVGTVEFYERHVFLCYKNPQVWPPRIEAAEFDRLPRLLSAALCARKADMKRQIRLAICEGHDGTETSNGDVLIFPDMVRYRRLTHFDVDTFVEEVLVKDGEWLPGTPEALRGWYIFVCCHGTRDRRCGVCGPALVNKFNEDIELHGLQHKVSVSPCSHVGGHKYAGNVIIFGPNIHKEITGHWYGYVTPDDVPILLEQHIRKGEIVDWLWRGRMGLSEDEQINSQELRLTMNLMQTNDISSNTCGSQAEGCCQANGNSLCCQNPPLPEKRETPELKEEAGKFTAEKNKSLKKQISRRNSGKGASCRKVCSMPTWFESWEREDTYATLAVIGAVLSVAFAYNCFKQLSF
- the LOC113770160 gene encoding phosphatidylinositol/phosphatidylcholine transfer protein SFH9; translation: MVFITEESIKEFQTLMEEIAEPLKKTFQNVHQGYPSGTLIRFLKARDGNVSKAHKMLVDSLNWRIQNEIDDILTKPIIPTDLYRGLRDSYLMGMSGYSKEGLPVIAIGVGLSMFDKASIHYYIQSHIQMNEYRDRVILPSATKKFGRHISTCIKVLDMTGLKLSALNHIKITTVLSTIDDQNYPEKTDTYFIVNAPYIFSACWKVVRPLLQERTRKKVQVLSGSGRDELLKIMDYASLPHFCKKEGSSSSRYSRNGTYDDCFSLDHSFHEQLYNYTKEQAKLLEADALIKQGSFHVDFPEPDPEGAKIAQTIETEFQRLGNQNGVSNSLRGIKINAD